One segment of Primulina tabacum isolate GXHZ01 chromosome 14, ASM2559414v2, whole genome shotgun sequence DNA contains the following:
- the LOC142523910 gene encoding uncharacterized protein LOC142523910, producing MFGRPSIGWSTNRGFVDQEALVEEEAMVDQAWFGRPTLSRPTLLGRPTFGPPSVGWSTKQPNVYLPRKLGRDAIFRCKLILESRYKEVSEKIVHYLNNNERTLFLEPSPFGNLVRYHRDINISSQIMWYLMSNQIVDTGSDEFWMVVCKRPVRFSLLECCLITGLDCDTEPVDVPEGGVFGSRHFGGKSEIILSELEAKMSVQVQNEAGVDVEKLKMASLYFCCFVFGEGTRKKTNKIDPKYLRLIDDLDRFNSYPWGRVAFRDAVRCLNKDLLGRYNYLTDAQGRKEVDGSFLVGGFVLPLQILAYEYYPSVAQKFARKRDVDGLMLPRMFQWVTNTWPSNRAPTAVDVTAAFGDSAIDDCLGCLTPTPEELVSTYYTTGDFVDSAPDAVTTRVLELWRQGQTVICSEHPLESPSVQHMHSAHSPPSVQNTPPAHASPDVSGTRPGDLNRSSSSTSSPMRTGPRVHFGLNPSRRPSPLEHRFERRLTVLEDSVTSMHVKILELVLLR from the exons ATGTTTGGTCGACCAAGCATTGGTTGGTCGACCAATCGTGGGTTTGTCGACCAAGAAGCTTTGGTAGAGGAAGAAGCTATGGTCGACCAAGCGTGGTTTGGTCGACCCACTCTTAGTCGACCAACGCTTCTTGGTCGACCAACGTTTGGTCCACCAAGCGTGGGTTGGTCGACCAAGCAACCAAAC GTATATTTGCCGAGAAAACTAGGCAGGGATGCAATTTTTCGCTGCAAGCTGATTCTCGAATCAAGATATAAAGAGGTTTCGGAGAAGATTGTTCACTACCTCAACAACAACGAGAGAACCCTTTTTTTGGAGCCGTCTCCTTTTGGTAATTTGGTTAGGTATCATAGAGATATAAATATTTCTAGTCAAATTATGTGGTATTTGATGAGTAATCAGATAGTTGACACGGGTAGTGATGAGTTTTGGATGGTGGTGTGCAAGAGGCCGGTTAGATTTTCTTTGTTAGAGTGTTGTTTAATAACCGGCCTCGATTGCGATACAGAGCCTGTAGATGTACCAGAGGGAGGTGTCTTTGGCTCCAGACACTTTGGCGGTAAGTCTGAGATTATTTTGAGTGAATTGGAGGCAAAGATGAGTGTTCAAGTGCAGAATGAGGCTGGTGTAGACGTGGAGAAGTTAAAGATGGCTAGTCTTTACTTCTGTTGTTTTGTGTTCGGTGAGGGGACTAGGAAAAAAACGAATAAGATCGACCCTAAATACCTGAGGCTTATAGATGATTTGGATAGGTTTAACAGCTATCCGTGGGGTAGAGTAGCCTTTCGTGATGCGGTCCGATGTTTGAATAAGGACCTTTTAGGGCGATATAATTACCTCACCGATGCACAGGGTCGGAAAGAAGTTGATGGCAGCTTCCTTGTCGGTGGTTTTGTGCTGCCTCTGCAG ATCCTCGCTTATGAATATTATCCGAGCGTGGCACAAAAGTTTGCGAGGAAAAGAGATGTGGACGGTTTGATGTTGCCCAGGATGTTTCAATGGGTGACTAACACGTGGCCGTCAAACCGTGCCCCAACTGCTGTTGATGTCACTGCAGCCTTTGGTGATTCTGCTATAGAT gATTGTCTTGGATGTTTGACTCCTACTCCCGAGGAGCTCGTTTCAACGTATTATACGACCGGAGATTTTGTTGATTCTGCGCCTGATGCGGTCACCACTCGGGTACTCGAGCTCTGGAGGCAGGGTCAGACAGTCATATGTAGCGAGCACCCTCTGGAGTCTCCCTCAGTCCAGCACATGCATTCCGCACATTCACCTCCCTCTGTCCAGAACACACCTCCTGCACATGCATCTCCTGACGTTTCCGGCACCCGTCCTGGTGATCTCAATAGATCCAGCTCTAGCACCAGTTCTCCTATGCGTACGGGTCCTAGAGTCCACTTTGGACTCAATCCTTCCCGCCGCCCATCACCTTTGGAGCATCGTTTCGAGCGGCGATTGACTGTGTTGGAGGATTCTGTTACGTCAATGCATGTTAAGAT ATTAGAGCTGGTTTTGCTGAGATGA